The segment CGCTCCCCACCCATAAGGAAAAGAAAATAATCCTTTTTCCTAGCTTCCCAACCGTTAATTATCTGAAAAGTATACTAACAGATAAATTTTTTCTTATTCTGACTATCGCTTCTCCCAAAAGTTCAGAGGAGTTTAATTCCACAAATTTGTCAGGCAATTCTTTATGATATATTGTATCTGTAACAATTATTTTATCAATACTTGAATTTTGCAATTTTTCAACGGCATTTAGTGAAAATATCCCATGTGTAGCGGCAGCGATAATTTTTTTTGCACCTTTATTATGTAGAGTTTCAGCAGCAGCTACAAGAGATCCACCAGTATCTATTATATCATCAAATATTATACAATTAGCACCCTCTACCTCTCCTATTACGTTTATTACTTCAGCAACGTTATCTTTAGGCCTTCTTTTGTCGAGGATAGCTAAAGAAGATCCTAATTTTTGGGCAAACTTTCTAGCTCGTTTTACGCCACCAACATCCGGGGATACTACCACGGTGTCATGTTGTGTCAATTTCATTTCTTCTAAAAAATATTTTGAAAAAATCGGGAAACTCCAAAGATTATCAACTGGTATATCAAAGAAACCTTGGATTTGTTCGGCATGAAGATCAATTGTCACTACCCTAGTTGCGCCAGCAGTTGTAATTAAGTTGGCAACAAGCTTTGCAGTAATTGGATCTCTACCCCTGGCTTTTCTATCTTGACGAGCATACCCAAAGTATGGAATTATAACAGATATAGATGCAGCAGAAGCCCTTCTCAGGGCATCGATCATTATCAGCAATTCCATGATATTATTATTTACAGGCGGAGCTATGGATTGAATTAAATATACATCGAATCCTCTCACTGTTTCGTTAATTTTTACATTTACTTCACCATCTGCAAAAGTTGATACTTCGCAGTCACCCAATCTTGTGTCCATGTATTCGACAATTTTTTTAGCTAAAAGAGGGTTAGAGTTTCCTGCAAACACTTTGAATTGATTCTCTTTAGTTGACATTTTTATACTCCCTTCTCTACATTTTGTGAATCCCTTTTTAACACCCAATTTTCTTTGTTTATTTGATGTGCTCTTGCTAAGGTTAAAGCATTGTCTGGCACATCTTTTGTTATCACAGACCCAGCTCCTACAAGAGAATTTTTTCCAATATTAACAGGTGCAACTAAAGAGGTGTTACTTCCAATAAAGGCTCCATCATCTATAAAGGTCTTGTTCTTTTTCTTACCATCGTAGTTACATGTTATAGTTCCTGCACCAATGTTTACATTTCTCCCAACATAAGTGTCACCTAAATAAGTTAAATGCTGTGCTTTACTGTTGCAAGATATTTTAGTTTTCTTAGTTTCAACAAAATTACCTATTTTAACGTTTTCTTGCAACTCTGTTCCTTCTCTTAGCCTTGAAAAAGGACCTATAGAAACATTTTTTTGTATTCTACTTAATTCGCATTCTGAGCGAATTATTTTCACATTGTCTTCTATAATACAATCTTTGATCCTTGTTAATGGACCTATTTCACAATCTTTTCCAATGGTCGTTTTTCCGTATATAAATGTTTGAGGATAAATTATTGTATCAGCGCCAATACTTACATCAGCGGAGATGTATGTAGAATCTGGATCCTGTATTGTAACTCCATTTAGCATGTGTTTCTTTAAAATTTCTTTTCTTATCTTTTTTTCAGCTTCTGCTAACTGTATCCTATCGTTTATACCAATAACCTCTATTTCATTTTCTAATTCTACCACACCAACTTTTTCCAGAAGTTCAAAAACATCGGTTAAATAATATTCTCCCTGGGCATTTTGTGGAGTGATACGGTGTAAGGCTTCTTTTAATTGCTCTCCTTTGTAAACAGCAATTCCTGTATAAACTTCTTTTATTTGCTTTTCAAAAGTATCGGCATCTTTTTCCTCAACAATTTTAACAAATTTATCTTCGTTTTTTATTATGCGTCCATAACCAGTTGGATCCTCTAATTTTACTGAGAGTATAGTCGAACTGTTATTATCTTTTAAATGTTTTTCAATGAGAGAATTTAAAGTTTGGTAAGAGATAAATGGCACATCGCCGTAAAGTATCAAGATATCGCTATCATCGAGAAATTGTTCTGCACAGAGTACAGCATGACCCGTTCCTAATCTTTCTTTTTGCTCAAAAATTTTAACATTTTCATCCAACAATTCTTTTACTAGATCTTTACCATTTCCTAGGACTATCCCGATTTCGTCGGTTATTTTTCCTGCAACATCTATGACCCAATTTATCATTGGCTTATCTAGAATTTTATGTGCAACTTTTGGGATCTTTGATTTCATTCGTTTTCCTTGCCCAGCAGCAAGTATTAATACTTTTATATCTACCTCCTCCTTTCATAATTTTTAGCGCCCCTACCCACCTCTCCACCCTTCTTAAGGAAGGGACCTACGGTCCCTAAGTCCAACAAGGGGTGGAGGGCTTCGCCCTGTGACCCTTTAAAATCAAAAGATTTTTTTGAAATTTTTTTAATTTCTAAAGATTTTTGTTAGCGCCTCTTCGCTTCGCAAATCCCACCAGAAAATTACCTACAGCCTTGTAAGGCATTCTTTAATTATTTCTTCCGTTTTTAGTTCTTCTAGATCAAGTTGACCTATGACCTTCATAATTTCATATCTTTGAAATCCAAGAGTTTCTAAAGCTTCTATAGCTTCTTTTACATTATTATTTCCATACGATTGAGCGCCTACCCCAGCTGAATAGGCACTGAAAGAATCAGAAAGTTCAGATATTAGTCTTTCGGCTGTTTTCTTACCTATGCCAGGCAGGTTTGAAAGGAGCGTTGTATCTTGGGAGTTTATCATTTGTATAAATTCTTCTGCATCCGTTTTTCTAAGGATTTTTGAAGCAATTCTTGGTCCGATTTTTGAAACTTTCTTTAAACTTTCAAAAACATCTCTTTCTATTTTATCTTTAAAAATATAGAGTGATGTGTTCCATTCGCTTATTTCCAGGGATGCGAAGAATTCGTATTTGTCACCCTTTTTTAAGTATCTTATAACGTTGAACGAAGGATACGCTTCCAGAGTTAAAGCTCCAATTTTGATTAGAACTTTTTCGTCCTCAAAATCTTCAATTGTTGCGTTAATTTTTCTTATCATATTATATACCTCGATAAAAGATATCTACAATGCTACTAAATTAGTGGATATTAATTCTTTGATTTTTCCAAGGAGATACAAAGAACCAGTGAAAAAATAAATATCACTTTTTTCTGATAAAAGCTTATTGAAACCTTCCGAAGGGTCTTTTATAAACTCAACATTTTTGGTATGCTTTTTAAATTCTTCATATATTAATTCAGGATGTCTTCCCCTTTCGGTAGGAACTGATGTTACAATAATTTTATCAAAAACTGAAGCAAAAATTTGTGACATTTTTTTGTAGTCTTTATCATCCAATATCCCAATCAAGGCAATTTTTTTCTGAGTAGGAAAGTAAAGATTGATGCTTTTTTCTAATTGTTGGGCAGCAGCAAAATTGTGGGCACCGTCGAAAACTATCTTTTTACCGTTTATTTCTGTGTACTCAAACCTACCTTCCCAATAAAAGTTTGCCATAGCTTCTCGGATTTTCTCAATAGATAGAGCTTTTCCAAATTTTTGCATAAACGCTTCTACTACTGCCAAAGATGTTGTAACGTTTTCCATTTGGAACGTCCCGTTGGCACCAAAAATCAGATCTTTAATTTCAGAATTAATACCATAATAATCTAACATATTATTGTTAATAAAATATCTATGGTTGGTAGAATTAAAATCTTTTCCATGTTCATAAACTTTTTCTGCATTGACTTCTTTAGCTTTATTTAAGATAACTTTTTTTGGGCTTTCGTCTATATTTCCCAATACCAAAAAATTGTTTTTCTTTATGATACCTGCTTTTTCATAAGCTATCGCTTCAAGAGTATTACCTAAAGTTTTGATATGGTCTTTAGATATAGAGGTTATGACTGAAACATCAGAATTGATAACATTAGTAGCATCCAACCTTCCTCCTAAACCCACTTCAATGATTCCTACATCCACTTTTTGCTTTTCAAAATACTTAAAGGCCATAGCTGTTGTTATTTCAAAAAATGATGGTGCATATTCTTCACCTTTCAGATCCATTTTTTTTATTTCTTCTTCAATCTCATTGTATATCTGCACAAATTCTCTCTCAGAAATGTTTTCCCCATTTATTTTTATTCTCTCGGTTAATGAAACCAAATGTGGGGATATAAAGGTTCCAACTTTCATTCCATTATATCTTAAAATTTGTGAAAGTGCAGTGGTAACACTTCCTTTTCCGTTAGTACCTGTGACGTGTATACTTTTGAACGAATTCTGCGGGCATCCTATACGTTTAGTTAATTCTTCTATCCTTTCGAGACCTAATTTCACCTTGAAATTTGCTGCTCCTCTTTGATAAAGATAATCAACTAAATTGGTAAATTCCATTTAACTAATCTCCTTTAAGAGTGTTTGCAATTTTTGATATTTTTTCTCACTTTCTATCAAATCTTCTTTTGTTTTTTCTACTACATCCGGATCAGCCTTTTCGACGAAATTTTTATTTGATAATTTTTTATTATATAATTCTATATCTTTTGCTAGCTTTTCCAATTTTTTTGTTAACCTTTGTTTCTCTGTATCGATGTCTATGTAATCACCTAAAGGTATGTAAACTTCTACACTTTCATCTACATAAGCAGTGGCAGATTTTGCTGGTTTCACTTCGGTTTGAGTTATATCTTTCAAAAAAGCTAAATGTTCAATTAAACTTATGTTTTTTTCTATAAAATCGTCGTTTTTTGCGACAATTTTGTATTTCAAGTCAACCTTTTGTGTTTGGGGTATATCCATTTCGGCTTTAACGTTCCTTACACCCTTAACTAACTCCATAATCTTCAAGAATACCTTTTCTGATTCAGGATAAATATTATTCTCGTTACTCTCTGGCCACTTAGCGCTTATCAATAATTCTGAATCTTTCTCTATAGGCAATTTTTGCCATAGTTCTTCCGATATATAAGGCATAAAAGGATGTAATAAACGTAATGAAGAATCAAAGACTTGCAGAATAACATTTTGTACTACCAATTTATCTTTACCACTCGAATTTAACCTATTTTTTGAGGCTTCTATATACCAATCACATAATTCATTCCAGAAAAAATCATATAGTTTTCTTGCAGCTTGATCGTAGTTATAAACTTCTAAATCTTTGGATATTTCTAGTATTGTAGAATTCAATCTGGTTAAAATCCATTTGTCTTCGATTTTTAAATCTTCTTCTTTCAGTACAATTTTCTCGTAGTCTTCCATATTTAAGAGTACAAATCTAGCGGCATTCCATATTTTATTTGCAAACTTTCTGTAGGCATCGAAGGATCCAACATCTAATTTAATATCTCTTCCTTGAGCAGCTAAAATTGCTAAAGTAAATCTAACAGGATCCGTTCCATATTCGTTAATTACTTCTAAGGGATCTATACCGTTGCCCAACGATTTAGACATCTTTCTTCCATATTTGTCTCTTATCAATTGATGTAGGTAAACATCATGAAAGGGCTTCTCCCCCATGAACTTTTCTCCCATCATTATCATTCTTGCAACCCAAAAAAAGATTATATCAAATCCGGTGACTAACAAATCGGTTGGATAGAATTTTTTAAGATCTTCCGTTTTTTCGGGCCATCCTAGGGTAGAAAAAGGCCAAAGAGCTGAAGAAAACCACGTATCTAGTACATCCTCATCTTGTTTTAGATCCGTAGAGCCACATTTTTCACACTTTTTAACGTCTTCGACGGATACATTCACATGCCCGCAGTTTTGGCAATACCAAACGGGGATTCTATGTCCCCACCAAAGCTGTCTTGATATACACCAATCCCTTATTTCATACATCCAGTTAAGATACACTTTTTTCCATCTTTCGGGGTAAAATTTTATTTCATCATTTTCCACTACTTGGATTGCTTTTTCTGCTAAGGGTTTCATTTTCACAAACCATTGATCCAAAAGAAGAGGTTCTATAACGGTGCCACATCTGTAACAATGACCGACTGAATGAGTATAATCTTCCTCTTTTTCTAATAATCCCTCTTTTTTCAAGTCTTCGACTATTCTTTTTCTAGCTATATACCTATCTAATCCAGCGTACTTGCCGCCATTTTCGTTTATCTTTGCATTTTCGTCTATAATTTGTATTCTTTCCAAGTTGTGTCTTAAACCAATTTGATAATCGTTGGGATCATGGGCAGGTGTAACCTTGACGACACCTGTACCAAAGTTTGGGTCTACGTAAGGATCCGCTATAATTTTCAGTTTCCTTCCGACAATTGGCAAAATAGCGATTTTTCCAACCAAATTTTTATACCTTTCATCTGAAGGATTAACAGCGAGAGCTGTATCTCCTAACATAGTTTCAGGTCTAGTGGTTGCTACAGTTACATAATTTTGAGTATTTTCAAGACGATATTTTATATACCAAAGTTTGCCTTTTTCTTCGCTGTGTTCAACCTCATCGTCTGCCAGGACGGTTCCACAGGAAGGACACCAATTTACTATATATTTTCCTTTGTATATTAAACCTTCATTGTACAAAGAAACGAAGACCTTTCTTACCGCTTGGTTGAGCCCTTCATCTAAAGTGAATCTTTCTCTGCTCCAATCGACAGAGGCTGCCAATGCTTTTATCTGTTCACGTATGTGATTACGATATTTGTTTGCCCAATCCCAAGTAATTTTTAAAAATTCTTCTCTAGTATAATCTTCTCTTCTTTTACCTTCTTCTTTTAAAAGATATTTTTCAACAACATGTTGTGTTGCTATCCCCGCATGATCTTCTCCGGGTATCCAAACTGTTTCCTTCCCTTTCATTCTATTATATCTTACGGAGATATCCTGAAGAACGATATTTAAAGCATGACCAATATGTATTTTGCCAGTTATATTTGGAGGCGGAATTACTATACTGAACTTATCGTTTCCTTGTCTTGGCTCAAAGGAATGGGATTCTTCCCAAATCTTATACCATCTATTTTCAAGTTCGTGTGGCATATATCTTTTTCCAATATCCATTAATGCGACCTCCTAAATTTTTGATGAATGGTGTCAATCTAATTTTACACTCTCTGCTTTATTAAATCAAAGATTGAATTTATTCCTTATCTTCTTTATTGTCATTTGTAACTACTTGATTTTTCTCTTCGTTTTCTACATCAACGGAAGGGGGAAGTTCACTTTTTTTGATTTTCCTTCTGTTCCTTCTGAATAAATCAAAAGGAAAATTGATTTCTCTTCTTTTAAACAAAGCTGCTTCGGGTGAGAATATTCCTTTATATCTAATGGGCTTTTCCATTGCCTCAACTTCAGTTAATAGAATAACAGATATGATCCTTAATATGAATCCTATGATAAAAATCAATTGAATCCCATGATAGGGGTCCCCCATAAAATGAATCTCTATATTTTTTAGATGATTTGCTAAGAGACCCCCACTCAACGAGCCAAAAATAGCCGCAATCCCGGCGATGAAGGAGTTGGCCGCGATATAATTTTCGGATGGCTCTTTGGATATTTCTAAAAGTAGATTGAAAATAGCTAAATTTATTGCCGACCAAGCAAAGGCGGAAAATATAGCATTTAATAATTCGATACTCCTATAATTCGTTGCATTCATTAAAAAGTACATCAAAGGGCTGAAAGTTGACAATAAAATCCCCAAACTTAGAACGTTTTTGCTGCCAAACCTGTCTGCCACTACTCCAAAAAATAGATATAAAAAAATAGAGATAACGCTTGTTATTATTCCCATATTTCCAAGAAATTGATAATTTATATTCAAAATCGCTACTTCATAATAGGAAAAGTAAGGCCTTGCAAATTCTATGGCAAAACTCCAAACAAACATAAAAAGTAGGAAGTTTTTAAAGTTTCTATCTTTAAAAGGTACAAAAATGTTTAGATTAAAGGTGGAAATTTTTTCACTTTCTTCGGGAAACTCATGTTTCATCAACAAAAAAGCTGACAGAACTGAAAAAAATGCCATAAAGCCTGTAACCAGTAATAACCCTGTTTTAAAATTTGGAAATTCTAAAAATATAGAATAAAGATACAGCATTATTATACCAGTTATGGAAGAGAATATATTACGAATTCCGAAATATTTACCTCTTTGTTCAAAGGGAACAACCCCTTTAATCAAAACCGTCCAAGTGTTGCCTACAAATGTTCCGAAAAAAGAAAATAAAAGGATAATAATTAATATAATATACTCGGATCTCACATCAAAGAATATAAAAATTGGCAATAAAACAAATAAAGTTCTCGATATAAACGCGTTTATTACCAAGCTTTTCTTTCTTGAACCAATAATCTGGTTTATTCGTGAAGAAAAAATCTGAAACATCTGTGCTATAATAGGAAAAGAGGTCATAACTGATATAAAAAGAGGAGATGCGTTGAAATATATAGCAAGAGTTGTGAAAATAAAACCTTGTGTACCGATAAAAAACGCGTTGTATGAACCCGCCTCTAAGATAGAGAGAACCCTTGTTTTTTCATATTTTGCCATATTTATTTTTCTCCTTGCTACTATATTTATTATTTTGTTTTTGAAGTGTAGTCGTTTGAAAATATATTATAATTCACCAATGAAAAATAAAGTTTACTTTCTAATTTAATAAATGTTATTTTTGTCTTTGAATGAAATTCGCCTTGAATCGTTTTTAAATTTGAGAGGTGATAATATTGAATGAACACCATCCATATGTAATTTGGGCAAGAAAAGTGATAGAAGCATATGTAAAAGAAAAAAGAAAAATAGATTTTGATGAAACTCTTCCAAAAGATTTATTTAACAAAAAAAGAGGATGTTTTGTGAGTCTTCACAAAAGCTCTGGAGAATTGAGAGGTTGTATTGGTACCATTATGCCCGTTTACGATAATTTAATCATGGAGATAAGAGAAAATGCGATCGCTGCTGCCACAAGTGATCCACGGTTCCCTCCTCTTTCGCCAAAGGAATTAGACGATCTAGTTATTTCAGTTGATGTTCTATCAGATTTAGAAAAAGTGAATGATATGAATGAGTTGGATCCTAAAATCTTTGGAATAGTTGTTAAAAGTGGTTACAAGAGAGGGGTTCTTTTACCTGATCTAGAAGGAGTTGATACTGTGGAAGAACAATTGAGAATAGTCAAATTAAAAGCTGGTATTTATAAAAATGAACCAATAGAAATATACAAATTCACTGTGGAGAGGTTTTTTTAAAATAATAGAGGTGAAGTAAATGAAAATCAATTCCTTGTTCTATGAGGAATTTAAAGACGATATTTTGAAATGCACCTTATGTCCTCACCAATGTATATTATATCCTGGCAAAACAGGGATATGTGGGGTTAGGCAAAATATAAAAGGTGAGATGTATTCATTAAATTATAGGGATGTTACCAGTATAGCTCTCGATCCAATAGAAAAAAAGCCACTTTTTCACTTTCATCCTGGCGAAAAAATCCTTTCCCTGGGAACTTGGGGCTGTAATTTAAAATGTCCTTTTTGCCAAAATTACGAAATTGCCCATCTAAAACCTCGATATCAAAAGAAAATATATCCCAACGCTATCCCATCTTTGATGGATAATTATGGTGTTCGAGGTGTTGCGTATACATATTCAGAACCGATAGTTTGGTATGAATTCGTTTTGGATTCATCAAGAGAAGTTAAATATGCTAATCCTGACAACTACAATGTTTTAGTAACGAACGGATTCATAAACGAAAAACCTTTGAGACTTATGCTACAATATATTGACGCAATGAATATAGATTTAAAAGTATTCGACGATAAAAATTATATGAAAATATTAAAAGGAAGATTAGAACCGGTTAAAAAAACGATAAAAATAGCCTATGAAGAAGGTATTCACATTGAAGTAACTACATTGGTAGTTCCCAAAGTAAACGATAATTTGGAAGAACTAGAAGAAGAATTTTCTTGGCTAGCAAGCATTTCTAAAGATATTCCCCTTCATTTATCGCGGTATTTTCCTGCATATAAATATAACGAACCACCGACAGATATCAACTTTTTAGAAAAAACTTATAAGCTTGCAAAAAAATATCTCAATTTTGTATATCTTGGTAACATTTTGTCTTCAACATACGAAAATACTTATTGTCCAAATTGTGGGACACTCCTTATTCAAAGAAAAGGATACGACATAAAAATTGAAAATCTAAATAAAAACGGAGAGTGTGAAAATTGCGGCAGAAAAATATGCGTAGTTTGAGAGTATATCTATATATAGCTGCTGTTGGTGTAGGTATATTTTTATTATCTTTGTTATTATTTTCTAAACCCAACCCAGTTTACGAAGAAGAAGAGTTCCCGGTGCTTGGCACCATTGTAAGGGTAAAAGTAGCAGGGGATAAAGTATCTTCAAATGTTTTATTGAACACAGCAGAACAAGAGTTGTATAGATTACACAACAAATTTAGTCCCAACGTCGAAGGTAGTATAGTCCAAAAATTAAATACTGATAGAAAAGTTGAAGTCGACGAAGAGGGATTATTTTTATTTCAAGCTACCTACAATTATGCAGTAATAACAGGTGGAACTTTCGACCCCACTGTGAGGCCCCTGCTTAAATTATGGGGATTTGATGATATAAATTCTTCCAAAAAAGTTCCAACCCAAGAAGAAATAAATGAAGCATTAGAAAATGTTGATTACAGATTCATAAAAATCGACGAAGAAAAGAGAGAAATTTCATTACTAAAAGATGGTGTCGAAGTGGACTTAGGAGGAATAGCTAAAGGATATGCAATTGATTTAGTCATACAAAAAATTAAGGAAATAGATCCTGGGGCTACAGGTTTTGTCGATGCTGGTGGAGATATCGGTATAATAGGTCCAAAGTTTGGAGAACTTGCCTGGGTTATAGGGATAAGGGATCCTTTTTCACAAGATGCTTTAAAATCCATAGATACAATTTATTTAGCAAGCGGTGCGGTGGCTACATCTGGAGATTACGAAAGATTTTTTGTCCAAGACGGTAAAAAATATCATCATATCTTAGACCCAGAAGATGGATACCCAGCAAGAAATGCATCCAGTGTGACTGTGGTAGCAGAAAAAGCAATGATAGCGGACATCTTTTCTACGGCTCTTTTCGTTTTAGGATACGATAACCCTGCCTTAGATTATTTCACGGATTTTGGCATTCAAGCTTTGGTTATATCCCCAACGGGAGAAAGCACCGAGACCAATGGTTTTGACTATTTTCGGGAGAAAATGTGATAATCAATGAAATTCACTAAGAAAAATGATCTATACTTACTTTTAGTAGTAATATTGTTAGTTTTAGTGATGATTTTTATGAACGCTTATCCAAAAAAAGGGATAAATGGTGCAGAAGTTTACTTAAAAAGGGAAAAGATTTTGCAAATAACTAAGGAAGGCACTTACAGTATAAAAAATGATGAAGGTGAGTTATTGATGAATGTAGAATACATAGATCAAAGAATTAGAGTTATCGATTCATCATGTCCTTTGAAAGTCTGTGAAAATACAGGATGGGTAGAAAACCCTAATCAACCGATTATTTGTATTCCAAATGAAATAATTGTAAAACCATTAGGGACCGAAGATGACACGGAGATCGATATCTATACATGGTAAAAAGAACAAAAACAATATCTCATATAGCGATTTTAACCGCATTAGCCTCTGCTATTTACTATGTTGAATCCTTTTTACCCATGCCTGTTTCTGTTCCAGGAGCGAGATGGGGATTTTCCAACTTTCCTTTGTTGATGTCTGTAGTGAGTGGAATTAGCGTTACTAATACTTTATACATAGCTCTGTTAAAAACTTTGCTGGGTTCAATACTAAGTGGAAGATTTTTATCTCCCATGTTTTGGATGGGATTAGGTGGTTCACTGGCCAGTGCTTTATTTATGTCCTTATCCTTCAAATTTACCAATAAATTTGGGATCTTAGGGATTAGTGAAATAGGAGCCTTTTTCAGCAACGCTGTACAATTAATAATCGCCAGTCTTTTTATTGTTAAATCACCTAATATTTTTTGGTATTTCCCTTACATGCTTTTTTTTGGTATATTAACGGCATTTATAAACGCAACAATTGTGAACTATATTTTAAGGAGTGTCAACCTTGATAGATTCAAAAGTTGAAATAGTTTTAGGATCCTCATCCCCTCGAAGACAAGAGCTTTTAAAATTAATAACAAAAAATTTTACGATTAGAACAGCTAATATTGATGAAACTTATAACTCTACAACACCTTCTGAAATTGTACAAGAAATTTCATATAAAAAAAGTAAAAATATTGAAATTTCAGTGGGAGAGCTTCTAATAACGGCTGATACTATAGTAACTTTGGATGGAAAAATATTTGGAAAGCCTCACAATTACAATGAAGCTTTCCACATGCTTAAAACCTTATCAAATAAAACTCATTGCGTTTACACAGGAATAACTTTAAGATCAATGGAAAAATTTTCTTCTTTTTATGAAGTTTCGAAGGTGACTTTTTATAAATTGGATGAAGAAGTAATAAATTTTTATATAAGTAATAACAATGTCTATGACAAAGCGGGAGCTTATGCTATTCAAGATTTCGCTGCTGTTTTTGTAAAAAAAATTGAAGGTGATTACTATAACATAATGGGCCTACCTCTAGCAAAATTATATTGGCAATTGAGACAAATGTTCGCAACCTTATAAAATTATTTCAAATATTCCAAAAATTTCTATTAAAAGCCGAAAAGGAGAAAATAATGGAAGATGAACTAAAACCAAGAGAGAAACTAGAAAAATATGGGCCACAATCTCTCAAAGACGAAGAACTTATAGCCATAATCCTAAGACATGGAGTTAAAAATTATAACGTATTTGATGTTTCTGAACAGATATTAAAAAAATATAAAACATTGAGTCAATTGGTCGATATATCACTTGAAGAAATCTCAGAAGAAAAAGGAGTAGGAAAGGTTGGCGCAATAAATCTAAAAGCTGCATTAGAAATAGGGAAAAGATATCACCTTCAAAAATTGCGTCAAAAGTACCAAAAGGTAACATCTCCAGAAGAAGCATACCATGTTTGTGAGGACATGATATATCTAACCAAAGAAACAGTGAGAGCTATTTTTTTAGATTCTAAACTTCACATCATAACTATTAAAGACATTTCCAATGGAACGGTAAATATTTCAATTGCTCACCCACGAGATATTTTTAAAGAAGCTATAATGTACAACGCAGTGTCCTTCATTTTAGTACATAATCATCCATCAGGGGATCCCACACCAAGCATGCATGATAGAGACATAACGAAAAAAATCATGGAATCTGGTGAGATCTTAGGTATAAACATGAACGATCATATAATAATTGGTAAGGATTCTTATTTCAGTTTCTCTTTGGATAGGAGTGAAAAAATTGACTGATAAAAATGAAAATAATAATGCGGAAG is part of the Petrotoga miotherma DSM 10691 genome and harbors:
- the radC gene encoding RadC family protein encodes the protein MEDELKPREKLEKYGPQSLKDEELIAIILRHGVKNYNVFDVSEQILKKYKTLSQLVDISLEEISEEKGVGKVGAINLKAALEIGKRYHLQKLRQKYQKVTSPEEAYHVCEDMIYLTKETVRAIFLDSKLHIITIKDISNGTVNISIAHPRDIFKEAIMYNAVSFILVHNHPSGDPTPSMHDRDITKKIMESGEILGINMNDHIIIGKDSYFSFSLDRSEKID
- a CDS encoding NusG domain II-containing protein, whose protein sequence is MKFTKKNDLYLLLVVILLVLVMIFMNAYPKKGINGAEVYLKREKILQITKEGTYSIKNDEGELLMNVEYIDQRIRVIDSSCPLKVCENTGWVENPNQPIICIPNEIIVKPLGTEDDTEIDIYTW
- a CDS encoding nucleoside triphosphate pyrophosphatase is translated as MIDSKVEIVLGSSSPRRQELLKLITKNFTIRTANIDETYNSTTPSEIVQEISYKKSKNIEISVGELLITADTIVTLDGKIFGKPHNYNEAFHMLKTLSNKTHCVYTGITLRSMEKFSSFYEVSKVTFYKLDEEVINFYISNNNVYDKAGAYAIQDFAAVFVKKIEGDYYNIMGLPLAKLYWQLRQMFATL
- a CDS encoding Gx transporter family protein, with product MVKRTKTISHIAILTALASAIYYVESFLPMPVSVPGARWGFSNFPLLMSVVSGISVTNTLYIALLKTLLGSILSGRFLSPMFWMGLGGSLASALFMSLSFKFTNKFGILGISEIGAFFSNAVQLIIASLFIVKSPNIFWYFPYMLFFGILTAFINATIVNYILRSVNLDRFKS